Proteins co-encoded in one Arachis stenosperma cultivar V10309 chromosome 7, arast.V10309.gnm1.PFL2, whole genome shotgun sequence genomic window:
- the LOC130940068 gene encoding protein FAR1-RELATED SEQUENCE 5-like: protein MTTVNLKNVLYTRSDDGVDYEDVASLTDDDILRKVFRTKEDAYDFYQKLERFHGFGIRKGDMFKDGGGNLIRRRLFCNREGFRHRKHYNRVDRMRLHKPETRINCESRMCINLDRSNNIWRVKKVIMKHNHALTHLGMVHLIPNFWSMIKAAKAQIDGMQGCGISTSKTMQYLVGMAGGYSLVGFLKKDAYNYVDRSRPRIADEDANSAIVSLEEKVDTDLMSMAWYNVTVDDMLAKLLWADGGSRLDYQYFGDVLAFNSTYKKNKYNRLLVIFLLL from the coding sequence ATGACAACAGTCAACTTGAAAAATGTGTTGTACACACGGAGTGATGATGGTGTTGATTACGAAGATGTTGCTTCTCTCACCGACGATGACATATTAAGAAAGGTATTTCGAACGAAAGAAGATGCATATGATTTCTATCAGAAGTTGGAGAGGTTTCATGGTTTTGGAATTCGTAAGGGGGATATGTTTAAGGATGGAGGTGGGAACCTAATTAGGCGAAGACTTTTTTGCAATAGAGAAGGGTTCAGACATAGAAAACATTATAATCGGGTGGATAGGATGAGGCTTCACAAGCCGGAGACAAGGATAAACTGTGAGTCGAGGATGTGCATAAACCTTGACAGGAGCAATAACATCTGGAGGGTGAAAAAGGTTATCATGAAGCACAACCATGCGCTCACACATCTTGGCATGGTCCACCTAATTCCAAATTTTTGGTCCATGATAAAAGCGGCAAAAGCTCAAATAGATGGGATGCAAGGGTGTGGAATTTCGACCTCGAAGACGATGCAGTACCTGGTCGGCATGGCCGGTGGGTATTCTCTAGTTGGTTTCCTGAAGAAGGATGCCTATAACTACGTCGACAGGAGTAGGCCTAGAATCGCCGACGAGGATGCGAACTCGGCTATAGTGTCTTTGGAGGAAAAAGTTGATACTGACCTAATGTCTATGGCCTGGTATAATGTTACCGTGGATGACATGCTAGCAAAATTACTCTGGGCAGACGGTGGTAGCAGGCTTGACTACCAGTACTTCGGCGATGTTCTTGCATTCAACTCAACATATAAGAAGAACAAGTATAACAGGCTGCTggttatttttttgttgttgtaa